A genomic stretch from Ovis canadensis isolate MfBH-ARS-UI-01 breed Bighorn chromosome 5, ARS-UI_OviCan_v2, whole genome shotgun sequence includes:
- the LOC138441645 gene encoding LOW QUALITY PROTEIN: uncharacterized protein (The sequence of the model RefSeq protein was modified relative to this genomic sequence to represent the inferred CDS: deleted 1 base in 1 codon; substituted 3 bases at 3 genomic stop codons) gives MASVAEEDPEVPSSTVHAFLVRAGPAREGGERTHHLESILFTHNPTWDDCQQLLQVLFTTEECEQILPEARENVPGADGRPTIQPNLIEEGFPSVRPSWDFERAEGRERLRVYRQTLTAGLSAAARKPTNLVKINSVRQEPNESPAAFLERIMEAFRQYTPMDPQADESRAAVMLAFVNQAAPDIRKKLQKIERLSEQSLQDLVRAAERVFNHRETPEEREDRIRREEREFRAEENRKNKKELAQIFFAGIENKNRFQKGKKMDSKIEEKTTRRKLEKNQYAFCKEFGHWKDKCPKKNLKERPRTPKNETPSPESHILYTGEDSDXGGQGSMPLPESWVTINVEGKPVGFMVDAGAQYSVLNQKDGPMSKKSSWVQGATRTKRYGXTTKRYVNLGAHQVTHSFLVIPECPAPLLGRDLLSKVNAQIRFDHGQVSVLDGTGHPLQVLSLALKDEYRLYLPEAPASINPEVQPXIQRYPQAWAEIAGMGRAKQRSPIIVELKANASPVRVRQYPMSQEADKKITPHIQRLIDAGVLKRCRSPWNTPLLPVRKPGGTDFRPVQDLQEVNKWVSDIHPTVPNPYTLLSNLPPNYIWYTVLDLKDAFFSLPLAPASQEIFAFEWQEDGGQTPVQLTWTRLPQGFKNSPTLFNEALDEDLREYQLEHPTIVLLQYVDDLMLAAVTEKDCQEATGDLLQTLETLGYRASAKKAQIAKQEVTYLGYKIKQGQRWLTQAMKETILQIPELANPRQVREFLGTVGYCWLWVLGFAEKARPLYEGSKENKDWKWTEPMKNAFQELRRALLEAPALALPDPSKPFQLFVDEKQGIGKRVLTQRWGPWKRPVPYLSKRLHPVAAGWPPCLRITAATALLVHDADKLTYGQRLLVYTPHAIERVLKQPPGKWISNARLMHYQALLLDTPRIHFQTPCTLNLATLLPNPEGDSPLHDCDEILAGVTAIRKDLTDTPLDNSELRWFTDCSSYVKDGQRQAGATVVDDSGQTIWAEALPPDTSAQKAELIALIQALERAKGRRITIFTDSRYALGTVHIQGPIYRERGFLTAEGKEIKNLPEIHRLLEAVQMPRAVSIVHVLGHQKGDNPMARGNRATDLAAQKVADEEYITPVLAIELPPAGRRYRALGALQPRTPSHLSRTRKCQERMGSISTPIQPPEAEALSPTGPRQIVWTVWWMTMLLCSEAAHAIGLNASYDLANGTDPPQCRWGEQKVGLTMREVSTQAKNNILLFLTLKPSLLETPLSKHALPLSRLMRPSRPGLCGCTQGHPEMTAASGISHTLVSSPTLLLGINRCKSLSVTAFKGKARLNHTV, from the exons ATGGCCAGCGTAGCAGAAGAAGACCCAGAAGTTCCCTCCTCCACCGTTCACGCGTTTCTGGTCcgggcggggccagccagagagggtggagagcggacacatca tttagagtctatccttttcactcacaatcccacttgggatgattgtcagcaactgttacaggtgctTTTCACTACAGAGGAGTGCGAACAGATCCTGCCAGAAGCTCGGGAAAATGTGCCAGGGGCGGATGGGAGGCCCACGatacagcctaacctcattgaggaggggttcccctCGGTGCGACCCAGCTGGGACTTCGAAcgcgctgaaggtagggagcgtctccgagTGTACCGCCAGACTCTTACGGCCGGCCTTAGCGCGGCCGCCAGGAAGCCAACAAATTTGgtcaaaataaattcagtgagacaggagccaaatgagagcccggcagccttccttgaaaggataatggaagcctttagacagtatacccctatggacccacaggcagatgagtcacgagcggcagttatgttagcatttgtaaatcaagcagcccccgatattagaaaaaagttacaaaagatagagaggttaagcGAACAATCCCTGCaggatctagtgagggcagctgAGAGAGTgtttaatcatagagagaccccagaggagagagaggaccgcattagacgagaagaaagagaatttagagctgaagaaaaccgtaaaaataaaaaagagctggcccagatattttttgctgggattgaaaacaaaaacaggttccaaaaagggaaaaagatggactcaaaaattgaagagaaaacaacaaggcgtaagcttgagaaaaaccaatatgcattttgtaaagagtttggacattggaaagataaatgccccaagaaaaatctgaaagagaggCCCAGAACCCCCAAGAATGAGACCCCTTCCCCAGAAAGTCATATCCTCTACACGGGAGAGgatagcgactaggggggtcagggctcgatgcccctccccgagtcctgggtaaccataaatgtggaggggaaaccggttggcttcatggtggacgcgggagcccaatactcagtcttaaaccaaaaagatggacctATGTCTAAAAAAAGTAGCTGGGTACAGGGAGCAACCAGGACTAAACGATATGGATAGACTACAAAACGGtatgtgaacttgggggcccaccaggtaacCCACTCTTTTTTGGTGATACCCGAGTGTCCAGCACCCTTGCTAGGaagagatttactgtctaaagtgaatgcccaaattcgtttcgaccacggacaagtgtcggtcttagatgggaccgggcatcctctccaggtcttgtctctggcattgaaagatgaatacagactatatttgccagaggccccagcgtcAATAAACCCCGAAGTACAACCATAgattcaaagataccctcaggcctgggctgaaataGCAGGAATGGGACGAGCCAAACAGAGGTcccctatcattgtggaactaAAGGCCAATGCTTCCCCGGTGAGGGTACggcagtatcccatgagtcaagaggct GACAAAAAAATCACACCTCATATACAACGCCTCATAGATGCAGGGGTCCTAAaaaggtgccggtccccatggaacactcctcTGTTGCCTGTGAGAAAGCCTGGGGGGACTGATTTTAGACCAGTTCAAGATCTACAAGAAGTCAACAAATGGGTGAGTGATATTCATCCTacggttcctaacccttatacactactaagcaacttgcctccaaactacatttggtacactgttttagatttaaaagatgcctttttcagtttgcctcttgcccccgcaagccaagagatctttgccttcgaatggcaggaagacggtggtcagacccctgtgcagctgacatggactcgcttaccacagggtttcaaaaactcgcccacgttatttaatgaggccctggacgaagacctccgtgagtatcagcttgaacaccctaccattgttttattacaatatgtcgATGACCTCATGCTGGCAGCAGTTACAGAAAAAGattgccaagaggcaacaggtgacctccTCCAAACATTGGagactttaggttacagggccagtgccaaaaaggcccagattgccaagcagGAGGTTACATACCttggttataagataaaacagggccagaggtggctaacacaggccatgaaagaaaccatcctccagatccctgagctgGCTAACCCTAGgcaagtgagagaatttctgggaactGTGGGATATTGCTGGTTGTGggtcttggggtttgcagaaaaggctaGGCCCCTATATGAAGGGAGCAAGgaaaacaaggactggaaatggactgagccaatgaagaacgccttccaagagctcaggcgagccttgctggaagctcctgcccttgccctccctgatccatctaagcctttccaattatttgtagatgaaaagcaGGGGATAGGAAAAagggtactaacacagagatggggaccatggaagcgacctgtaccttacctttccaagaggctgcacccagtggcagccggatggccaccttgcctccgtatcaCTGCGGCCACCGcgctcttagtccacgatgctgataaactgacttatggacagagactcttggtctacactcctcatgccatagagagagttttaaagcaacccccaggtaaatggatttccaATGCCCGCTTGAtgcactaccaggccttgctgcttgacaccccacggatacatttccaaacgccctgcactctaaatctggccactcttttgcccaatccggagGGAGAcagccccctccatgattgtgatgagatactggccggggtaacagcaatacgaaaggacttaaccgatactccactggataacagtgagctaagaTGGTTCACAGACTgcagcagttatgtaaaagatggacagagacaggcgggagccacagtagtagatgactctggacagaccATATGGGCTGAGGCCCTTCCCCCAGATACCTCCGCACAAAAGGCAGaattaattgccctgattcaagcacTAGAGAGGGCCAAAGGAAGGAGAATAACCATcttcactgacagtcgctatgctttaggcacggtacacatccagggcccaatatatcgggaacggggttttttgacagctgaagggaaagaaattaaaaatttgccAGAAATCCATAGACTTTTggaggctgtacagatgcctcgggctgtgtcaatagtacacgtacTTGGACACCAGAAGGGCGACAACCCTATGGCACGAGGGAATCGTGCCACAGACCTGGCAGCTCAAAAGGTAGCTGATGAAGAGtacatcacccctgtgttggcgattGAACTTCCACCTGCAG gtcgacggtatcgggccttgggtgcattgcaaccacgtacgccAAGCCACCTCAGCAGAACAAGAAAATGCCAAGAAAGAATGGGAAGCATCTCTACACCCATCCAAccccctgaggctgaagctctgtCACCGACAGGACCAAGACAAATCGTCTGGACCGTCTGGTGGATGACCATGTTACTCTGCTCCGAAGCTGCCCAC GCAATAGGCCTCAACGCCTCTTACGACCTGGCCAACGGCACCGATCCTCCCCAATGTCGATGGGGAGAACAAAAAGTAGGCCTTACAATGAGAGAG GTGAGCACTCAAGCCAAAAACAATATCTTACTTTTCCTTACCCTCAAGCCATCACTGCTGGAAACTCCACTGAGCAAGCACGCTCTCCCACTGAGCCGCCTGATGAGACCCAGCCGCCCCGGTCTCTGCGGCTGCACCCAGGGCCACCCAGAAATGACTGCAGCGTCTGGGATCAGTCACACGCTGGTCTCCTCTCCAACGCTTCTACTGGGAATAAATAGGTGTAAGTCATTATCAGTAACAGCGTTCAAGGGGAAAGCCAGGCTAAATCACACGGTGTGA